One Thermodesulfobacteriota bacterium DNA window includes the following coding sequences:
- a CDS encoding DUF4416 family protein gives MGEVRYPKPALYFASVIYRNYGFYVQSLHKLTELLGEIEETTDELDFTHTQYYNEEMGENLKRRFVLFKPLRGREELPQVKIKTNAIERDLSYENKRTVNVDPGYITLENVILATTKNYTHRIYLRDGIYADLTLIYKKGSYRPLEWTYPDYSEEKTVALFNAWRAILKKKLKLESKW, from the coding sequence TTGGGAGAAGTAAGATACCCGAAACCCGCACTATACTTTGCAAGTGTAATTTACCGCAACTACGGTTTTTACGTTCAATCGCTCCATAAACTCACTGAGCTTTTGGGAGAGATCGAAGAAACAACTGATGAGCTCGATTTTACCCACACCCAATATTATAACGAGGAGATGGGAGAAAACCTAAAGAGGAGATTCGTACTATTTAAGCCACTTAGGGGTAGAGAGGAGCTGCCACAGGTAAAGATAAAGACGAACGCTATAGAGAGAGATCTTTCTTACGAAAATAAAAGGACGGTGAATGTCGATCCTGGATACATCACACTTGAGAACGTAATCCTCGCCACAACAAAAAACTACACACACAGGATCTATCTCAGAGATGGTATATATGCTGATCTCACCCTCATTTACAAAAAAGGGTCGTACAGACCGTTAGAATGGACATATCCGGACTACTCGGAAGAAAAAACAGTGGCTCTCTTTAACGCCTGGAGGGCCATCTTAAAAAAAAAGTTAAAATTGGAGAGCAAATGGTAA
- a CDS encoding YicC family protein, translating to MVKSMTGFSKIEKDFPEGKIYGEARSLNNRYLELNIKIPKADFSLEQRLREIAKKYLRRGRVDVVLRWEKAIHSCPVPRVNEVAVSRYLELVRELKEKFGIEGSIGLENLFGLKDVIFYEEQPPPNETYLVEAFEELLRALDDERRREGRSIQEDLEKTLKRIGLFIDEIEIRIPHSRAQYEKKLKDKLKEAVGFVNEERLLEELLLYAERCDVAEEISRLRGHMENFISSMQQTEPIGRKLDFIIQEMLREANTIGSKSTDLYISERVVSIKVELEKLREQVQNVE from the coding sequence ATGGTAAAGAGCATGACAGGCTTTTCAAAAATAGAAAAAGATTTTCCTGAGGGAAAGATCTACGGAGAAGCGAGATCACTCAACAACAGGTATTTGGAACTCAACATAAAGATTCCAAAAGCAGACTTCTCACTGGAACAGAGATTGAGAGAAATTGCGAAAAAATATTTAAGGAGAGGACGTGTGGATGTGGTCCTTAGATGGGAGAAGGCTATCCATTCTTGTCCGGTTCCAAGGGTGAACGAGGTTGCGGTTTCTCGTTATCTCGAATTAGTTCGTGAACTTAAAGAGAAGTTTGGAATCGAAGGTTCTATCGGTTTAGAAAACCTTTTTGGACTTAAAGACGTCATCTTTTACGAGGAACAACCTCCACCAAATGAAACTTATCTAGTCGAAGCTTTCGAAGAACTCCTTCGCGCTCTAGACGACGAGAGACGAAGGGAGGGAAGATCGATTCAGGAAGACTTAGAAAAAACGCTAAAAAGAATTGGCTTATTCATCGATGAGATAGAGATCCGCATCCCCCATTCCCGGGCTCAGTACGAGAAAAAACTCAAAGACAAATTAAAGGAAGCCGTTGGATTTGTAAATGAAGAAAGACTTCTCGAAGAGTTACTCCTTTACGCTGAAAGATGTGACGTAGCCGAAGAGATCTCTAGGCTTAGGGGCCACATGGAGAACTTTATAAGCTCGATGCAGCAAACCGAACCGATCGGCAGAAAACTCGACTTTATTATCCAAGAGATGTTGAGAGAGGCCAATACTATCGGGAGCAAATCTACAGACCTTTATATAAGTGAAAGGGTCGTGAGCATAAAGGTGGAACTGGAAAAATTGAGGGAGCAAGTTCAGAATGTTGAATAG
- the gmk gene encoding guanylate kinase: protein MLNRGKVFVVSGPSGAGKTTILTRFLKEDKNSAFSVSYTTRQKREGEREGIDYHFVTRSTFEELIRKGFFLEWEEVHGEMYGTPKEPLLEMIEKGIDVFMDLDVNGAMKIKRVFPQAILIFIQPPSEEELIMRLKNRKEKAIIKRLERLRKELEAKRFFDYVIINDSIEKALSEFKNIVEEVRSCHGKNNG, encoded by the coding sequence ATGTTGAATAGGGGAAAGGTATTTGTGGTCTCGGGCCCATCTGGGGCTGGAAAGACAACTATTCTCACAAGGTTTTTAAAAGAGGACAAAAATTCAGCATTTTCAGTCTCCTATACAACCAGGCAGAAGAGAGAAGGTGAAAGGGAAGGAATCGATTATCACTTCGTAACGAGAAGTACATTTGAAGAGCTAATAAGGAAAGGATTTTTCCTCGAGTGGGAAGAGGTGCACGGTGAGATGTATGGCACGCCTAAGGAACCACTCTTAGAAATGATAGAAAAGGGAATAGATGTCTTTATGGATCTGGACGTAAACGGTGCCATGAAAATAAAACGGGTTTTTCCGCAGGCAATTCTTATTTTTATTCAACCGCCAAGCGAAGAAGAACTAATAATGAGGCTCAAAAACCGTAAAGAGAAGGCTATCATTAAACGTTTGGAGCGTCTAAGAAAGGAACTTGAAGCGAAGAGATTCTTTGATTATGTTATAATTAACGATTCTATTGAAAAAGCGTTAAGCGAATTCAAAAACATAGTAGAGGAGGTTCGAAGCTGCCATGGCAAGAATAACGGT